GACCAGCAGAGGAGCTAGAGGTCAGTCTACAATTCCGATCACCACGATTAGAATTTAACCTCACTTCTTCCAAATTGTTCATGAGATACGGACATAACAAATACTTATTCCTATtggtaatttattactttatgtactACACTTATCATAATTAACCTTTCGTtcatattctgtatcgtttttatatgttgtgccacacgaaattaacctaaaacgtattattcttggtattctgtTGCTGTCTGAACAGGGACAGATACAGCTTCAGAGTAGGAAACTCCTTTTTTTGGAGTTGGGGCGACCCTCCTCCTGTACTCTTTACGCGCCTCGTTAAATCAAAGCTATTcgataatcataatttttaatatttatttttcttctttaaagatATTACACTCTCTTGAGTATGCCGGATGTTTTCCCTTGCAATTGATGCATCGCGTCTCATTTTTGCACCCCTCCTCTTGGTGTCCTTCATCACCACAGCGGGAACATGTCTCCGGGTTCGAACACACTTTACTGGAGTGCCCGAACCTCTGACAGCGGAAACACCGCTGGGGGTTTTTAAAGTACGGCCGCACAGATAGAGACAAATATCCGGCTTTGATGGTTTCTGGTGGATGGGGTTTTGCAAATGTTATAATAAGACCCGGGGTAGGAACCTTTACCCCGTTTTCGGTCCGAACAATCCTGACCACATCAGTCACCATTTCGCACTGCAGCTCAACCTTTATTTCCTCTTCACTGCAGTCCATAAGGTCTCGACAGAAAACGATTCCCTTGGAAGAGTTCAGAGAGGCATGAGGCTGGACAGTAATCGCTACCTGGTCGAAAAAACTCGTCATTTTAAGTAACTTCTTGAATTGGATGCAATTTGCAGCCTCCAccaggatagttccattcctcagcTTCCTTATAGATTTAGGTTGCCCTCCACAGGCTACTAAAGATTTGTGGATAAGGAACGGGCTCACCTTAGTAAAGGTTTTTCCACCTTCCTTATGACTTAGCACAAGAAATAAGGGAGTAGGAATATTTATCTCATCGTCGGTTTGatctttttccatttttctttgcttgttttgATCGAGCTCACATTCTGAGTCAGACAACTGCTGTTTCTTCTCCAGATCACTTTGATCTCTTGTTACCACGCTTTGCCCTAGTTTTGGAGTGGTTTCGGTTTCCATAAGTATtttcaccagcgcatcgtgtgtaAGGGTGCAGGCCGAGATACACCGGGAACGGGCACGCCCTCGATAAAACTGGGTCCCGTGGGAGCCCAGGTTAATCTACCCCAGATCCCCGGGGCCCGGTGTTGACTCGTTTAACCAGGCTGGGTATACTCGCACAGCCTGGGCTCGCACGTTGCAGCAGGAGCTCCGGCACACCTGCTCAATACACACTTCCTGATcaaggacatcgaagtggctggcttctgaaccagtacttgacttacgcctcggcagagacaagctcacatcagctatcaccgacaccagatagggcatctagtgccggcttaagcactcccagtgagccatgcactggaacggtcagaggacgggtacttataagaccctggagggggatttggtaggaattagggaatggttaggtgggaagaggcagtttaacgtcatacccaggacgggaCACCAGATTATTATCGTTCTTCAAAATCATTTGTCTCCCAGTTATATGCCAGAAACTCGCCCACGCTATAAAAGCCTTTGAGGCTAGAATTTGTTTGAGGCAAGTCTTAGATACCCTGGGCATTTCTTGAATTTTGAGTGAGTTTGGCAGATTATTGAATAGTTCGAAGGCTACCGTCCTGTGCCTACCAGTACGGAGACTATTCCTGCCTCTGGTGTTGTGACTGTGAATGTCCCGGATCCACACAACAATGGCATTTAGACAAGCAAAATGACACAGTTTCAAGGATGTAGAGGTAAGGTAAAGTCAATATTTGCAACTCTTTAAACGCAGGTCTACACGACTctcttttttttagtttggtgATTATTCCGACAGCCTTTTGTTGAAgtcaaaataatatcttaaaatctgcATTTGTAAATACGCCCCAGAGCGTTACCTTATATGAAAGGTGGGGATAGATGAGTTCATAATATGCGGTTAACAATCTGTTAACTGATAGACAACATGGCTTTCTGGCTGAGAGATCTACCATCACTGCCCTTGCTGATTTGGTCGAGCACGTAATTGACAACATAAAGGAAAAAATTACCGTCACTAGTACATTTCTCGATCTAAGCAAAGCATTAATAAATGCCTACCATGCACTCTTTGAAAGCAGAATAATTAGATATAGGATCATACTTTGGGGAGAATCCTCAAACAAGAACCTTCAaccttttggtgtcgagggtgttttactcagttgacgagtttatggagagccgctgggacgaaattcaaaactaacacgatcaatcctctggttctggtgtggcagtggcaggattgtctggtgagaatgaagatgagagtgaatgagagaaacatgtgactgtgtgcgtgagtgaatgaagtgtaggcctacctttttattatttaaatatttatgacgtttgtatgtaattttataattgttactgcaataaagtgatattattattattattcaacgTGTTATGGTCATTCAGAAGCGGGCGATAAGAGTAATGCCTCGCCTTGCGCCCCGGGACACCTGTAGAAAAGCCTACAAAGACTTAAAGATACTCACTGTGACAGCTCTCTACATTCTTGAGATCATCCTACACGCTCATAGTCTCAACTTGACTCGAAACAACCTCCATGGAAGGGAATCCAGGCATGGGCATACCTTCAATTTACCAACTCGCAGAACTGCACTATTTGCCAAAAAACCATCTTATGGTGGAGCTAAGCTGTTCAATGCTCTCACAACCCAGGTCAAGCAACTGGAGGAAAAAGTTGCAAAGAGGACTGCGCTGCTGGCTTATGGAGGAGTCGATTTACGCCATTGGCGAGTTTCGGGAGAGGGCAATTGAACACTAAACCATAATTtatgacttttattttatgttgtgtgaCGCCTTGATGTTTGTGAATAAAGCTGTCTGTATTCTGTGTCATCAatacctgagttgggcagtataCGGACAGACTTCTCAAGGCAAAGATTGCAGAAGACAATTTTAAGCAGACTGCTTCCACGTGCGAGTTCCATGTCGGCCCTCGATCAAGGTgaattccaaggaactttgttgAACTGACTTCTTCGAGCATGTTCTCTTCTAACATAACTGCTGGCCACTCATGGTTTCCATGGGTCCCAGGTAGGTATGACATCTGACTTCATCGAATTTACTTTCAGGTTGATTTGATGGGTTTGTTAGGCCAGCGGAGGTATAGCCAAGCAGATTTTGAATTTTGACAACATTGATAATGAAGAACTGGGTCATGATGATGTTCTTGCCATAGCAAGTGGGTCTAATGATGTTCTTGTAATGAAGCTCAGAATGCAGTCAAAGTGATTGGGAGAGCATTTGACAAATATATTGGTTCTATAATAATCTTACTAGGCTTACCCGTTAGGCATGACTAAACTATTAGTTTTGTGTTACTAATGAACAAATAATCAGTCGCACTAAACAAAAACCCCATAAACAACAATACCCTGGTATCGGATGAAACACAGCTCCAAAATTACATGAAACTATGcaacagtattaaaaacattgaCATAGTCTCCTTTCCGGGCCTCTAATCAGTCCTTTCACTCTACCCGCCACATAGAGCTAGGAAATTCTTATAAGCGGGTTATTATTGACGAAGCGCTAATATTGGATGCTGGGGAAATCCTCTATTCAGCCATTCCCTCTAAAGCTCCCGAAATAATGCTTATTGGGGACATCAACCAGATTCCTTATATTAACAGAAATGGAAACCTTGGAGTTTGATCAAATAACTTCACACATAACAATAATAAGacataagataaaataataagacACCACAAAGGAACTAAACTTATCCTACAGATGCACAAGCTCTACTATCTGACCACTATCCTCAAGGGATAATGACAACCAGCTGTGTTGAGAATGAACTGAGCTAGCAGCCTTTGACACACTAGAAAACCTGCACAAAAcaattgacaaaaataaacacacatgCCTTGTTTTCAAACAGTCTGAGAAGCTTGAGTTGACTAATTTGGCTACACAACATCTACAATCCATGAGTTCCAAGGTAGGCAAGCTGAGGGCATAGTTGTAGTGCGTACCTCATCATCACCCGAGAACATCTACAACTCTATTCCTCACTGCCTAGTGGGAATAACAAGACATACAAAATCCTTTTTGTATATCACAGCCCAGTGGGTGTGATGACATTTACTGAGTGTGTGATGACACTCTCAGTAAATGGATAAAAAAGCTAATTCCTTAGCTCAGAAGAGCTCCTGAGATGCTATGTAGACACGGGCTGCAAATAAACATCCCTACAAGAAAACACTCAAACACTACACCCACTAGACAGCAACACAAAACAAGGAGATTACCACAGAGAACAAAATatcctgtttaattttttagcCAAGAGCCAACATCCAGCCAAGAAAAACACAAACACCAGCTCAAACACAAAGCACTAACTTTCTGGAACTCCCTCTGCAAGACAACCAAAACAACCAAAGAACAGTATTGACAACCAATAAAAAAACCACTAGTTGACAGACACCAACTCACTCTTGCCCACCTAAACATAAACTGGCTGTCTAATAAAACAGAAAGACTATTACACTTCcgtaataataaataaccagACTTCATTTTTGTTACAGATCATGGTCTCTCCCGAGAAAACCTTAGAAAACACACAACTTGCTGGCTACACCCTAATTGGAGGCTACACCAGAAGAAATCACACAAAAGGGGGAGTTGCAGGACATGCCATACATGGCCTGGAAAAGTATGTTAAAGTGCTTAAGATAAGTGATGAAAACTCAGAACTAGTGTCTGAAACTGCTCTCTtcgaaataaaactgaaaaaagaaATAATCCATGTCTTAGGGGTTTACAGGCCCCCAAGGGATAACGTGAAACAAGCGCTAGATATCCTATCAAGCCAACTGGAATATGCTCTCcgcacaaaaaataaaattgtcattatGAGcgacataaatgtaaacaacCAGGTGAACATACAAACGACAAAGATAACATCCAAGTTGAAGAACTTCTATCCTCTTTAGACATCGTTAGACTAAATCTGCCGCCTACTAGAATCACTAAAACCTCAATAGACTGGATCTGCACAAACATAGACCTAAAACGTATCCAGACGTATGTAATGTGGGTTGATCTGAAAAttacattatgttaattttattttcacacatttagctaataatttggtttaaaaacagtTAATGTTGGTGGTTGTTTTTTATGTTGCAGATGCTCAGCAAAATGTTTCGAGCACATTGGGCCAGAAAACATCCAGGATACTTTTAACCGATTTTACTCTGCCTACAAGACAAAAGATGAACAGGACCTTTTTTTACATGGTCTGATTGATGTTGAAGACGTTGTAACCAGAAGACCTGGATCACGCGACATCAAAGTGAAGGAACGCGAAGAAAATGCAAACATTCGCCCTAAAAAGAAGGCAGGTGGCAACAGCAACACCTTCTGTTACCATATTCTTGTTGGAGACAGGAGAGTAAAGGTATGCGCAGCAGcctttatttcaatttttgccATTTCAGAAAAGAGAGCAAGACTAATAAGGCAGCTAAAGACCAGTAGTAAGCTAGTTAGGGACCTTAGAGGGGCACACATACCAGCAATACTTTATCAGGCTCCAGAAGTTTATCAGGAAATTGACAAGCACATAACATCATACCCAACTAAGATAACCCATTATTCTGggaaagtgaaacagtttctTACTGAGAAACTGAATGTAAAACTAATGCaccaaatatttttggaagaacaCCCTGAAGTAAAGGTTCCGTACCAAGCATACTGGaactatttcaatacaaatttaacttaagTTTTGGCCAGCCTCTGGTTGACACTTGCTGTACGTGTGAGGAGTTGAGCATTAAAATAAAGTCGCCCCATTTAAATGACGTTGCCAAGCGAGTAGCTGTGGctgaaaaaattgtacataaaaggaGAGCAAATAAAGTTCTACAACCGCATTGAACTAGGTTGAAGTAGACAGCTCTAAAATGGTTTACAATGTTAAAGATTGGTGGCCAACCTTTAACAAACGCATTGCATCATAAGAAACCAAAAGGAAGCGCAAAGAAGAAAGAATCTTTTTTCGGAATAAGTAAGTTCCACAACTTTGAGTACAACTCCGATTAACAAGGCGACTGTAGAGCaagacagaaaatcaatggaaTCCTTACTCATACGTTCAAAATGAGTATGATCACATGTGGCAACAATGAGCTGCATCTTCCAGACCAAATAGCTTATCCAACAGGGAGGTCTATATTAAAAGTGCAAAACTAAATGACTTGAGGAGGTGTTTACAATACATTCCCAACGACCATTTACCAATTCATTAAGAAAAACTCACAATGTCAATTAAAGAGAAAAAAGGACTCTCAACAAAAACACCATAAATCTATTCAAAACCAGGCTCCATGAACAACCCTGGGACTGTGTCTACCAGATAGAAGATGTCAAAGAATCTTATAACAACTTTCACAGGGTTATCCAAGGAGTATTCAACGAGACCTGCCCAGTAAAAATGACAAGTAAAAAACAACAAACCAAAAAAAACTGCTGGGATGCTGAATGCTCTAGACTAAAAAACATCTATATATAAATGCCTTGGAAAAAGAAAACTGCACAGGTCTACCTAAACATTAAGCAGAAACCACAGCAAGAAAAAAGGACTATGACCTCAGACTAAAGACTCTGAGGAAAATTCAAACCTTCGACTATATCAACAATGGCAACAAGTCCAAACCACCTCAACAATTTTTTTGCTACAGCTGCGGAAAGGACACTTCAGGCCAACAACACCAACACATGCACCAAAACCCCGAAATTCCTCCTTTAACAGATAACAAGTACTAAAAGCAATAGACTCACTTAAACAAAAAACTTCATCTGGCACTGATGAAATATCAGCTAAACTGATCAAAACATGCAAAAATGAACTGATTAATCCACTAACACCACTCATAAATAAGTCTCTCCAACAAGAGGTCTTCCCAACACAGTTGAAAACTGCCAAGGTATAGGGGGAAAGCGGGTAGTATGGGCCACCAGTTGTCTAAAAATGTTACTGTCAGGTAGCAGGTTTAGCAAGCAGCGCTAATGTCGCCCCGCCATGTGCAGGTAGTTGGTCATCGTCACTTTGCGTTGAGTATGAGagagttttgtttgtttgtgaacCTGGAAACTGGTGCTTCAAGTAACTTTTAACAGCTTCCTGTATTATTACAGGTAAGGATAAAGCTATTAAATTAGTATTGTTATCACGCCtacctttataattataaattactgaaaGTTTCATTTCGATTCCATTAACCCGGCCTGGTTGCcgccatgttttttttttctcaatttcaGTCGGGTATTATGAACCCACGGTCAACTAGTTTGATGCGCTGTGTTGGACTCAACAAGCCACAGGTTGAAAGGGTTTTCAATCAGTTATAAGCAATGATTGAAAAACATTCTTTTCGTCCCTCCAGAATTTGTAATGCGGATGAAACTGGAGTTTCGTGCGTCCATGAAAATAACAAAGTCATATCTATGAAAGGCAAAAGACAAGTTTGTAAAATGACCTCTAGTGAGAGAGGTCGTAATATTACCCTTATGTTTTGCATGAGCGCAACTGGTCAGTTCATCCCTCCTCTATTTATATTCCCACGAAAGCGAATGAATAATCTCCTGATGATTGGTGCACCGGCTGAAAGTATAAGTTTCCCAACTCCAAGTCGATGGATGACAACAGAATCGTTCCTGAAATGGCTTCAGCACTTCGTCTCATTTGCAAAGCCTTCAGAGGACGGTCCAGTGCTGCTCATTTTAGATGGTCATGGTAGCCACAAGGACCTAGAAGTCAGTTTGTATGCTCGCAAGAACTATGTCCATATGTTGAGCTTCCCCCCATGAGGGAGCTACAACctcttaatataacatttatgaagccattcaaaaattgttataatgCTGCTTGCAGCTTATGGATGCGAGCCAACCCAGGAGCATCAATGACTACGACATAGCTAAATTGGTGGCTGAAGCTTACAGCCAAGTATGTCGCCTCGACATCGCTGAAAACGGATTCAGGTACACTGGAATGTACCCAACAAATGCAAATATTTTCTGATCTAGACTTTATGGGTAGTGATATAACAAACATACCTGACCAGCAACCTCCAGAGGGAATTCCTCAAGCTAAAGCTAAGAATCCATCAACATCAGAACATGGACTTGATACTAGTTGGACTAATGAAACTGTCCTAGACAAGCAGAATTTGCCAGCGCGAGCTACAACAGTCACAACCAGTATTTGCCAGCGCGAGCTACAACAGTCACAACCAGTATTTGCCAGCGCGAGCTACAACAGTCACAACCAGTATTTGCCAGCGCGAGCTACAACAGTCACAACCAGTATTTGCCAGCGCGAGCTACAACAGTCACAACCAGTATTTGCCAGCGCGAGCTACAACAGTCACAACCAGTATTTGCCAGCGCGAGCTACAACAGTCACAACCAGTATTTGCCAGCGCGAGCTACAACAGTCACAACCAGTATTTGCCAGCGCGAGCTACAACAGTCACAACCAGTATTTGCCAGCGCGAGCTACAACAGTCACAACCAGTATTTGCCAGCGCGAGCTACAACAGTCACTAGCCCGAAACTTTATTTCGGGAGTGTTTTATTGGAAATTTCTCCATTGACCTCATGCAGTGAAAAGATATTGACGACTAGGAAGAGAAAGGCTAAAAAGAGTGAAATTGTAACTTCAACTCCAATTAAAAACATGCTGATTGCTAAGAAAAATGAGGGGAAGAAAAAAGAAGAGGAAAGGCAAGCAAGAAAACAAATCCGATTTGCGAAAGAGAGAACTACAAAAACGTTGCCAGAATCTAAAAACAAGGAGAAGACAACAAAATTTGTTGATTACGACAATGCTAAACCCTGTACATCTTCAACCGTGGACTGCATTGTTTGTGGAGCTAGTTATGAAGAAAACTGGATCCAGTGCAAGACTGGTGAAGGCTGAGCTCATGAACTGTGTGCCGAAATTGATGGTCCTTTGTTCTACTATTGTGACTATTGCAAGTTAAACAACTAGTAGGTCCTACAATATAAAGAAACCTCTGTTACCTctatcatattttattgtaattaaaataaatgaatgggTCCGTGCAGAAAGGGCTTCAGTCacatttttgtcaaaattgaGGTAACCATGGAAACCATGTCTATAATATAGCCTCATGTTTTTGTGCAAGAAAGACTTCAGTCCTATTATACCATATGCTTTAAACAGTAGGGCATTATTTAATATTCCCTGCAAAAAGGTCTTCAGTCCGTGACTGAAGTCCTTTTTGCAGGGAATCATTAATAAAACATCTGTTGTTATCGTCAATCACAGTACAATTTAACTCTGTTTAGTTGGCAagcttgtttatttctattaatttggaAGAAATCAGCTGTTATAGaggaagaataataattttattgtttagaacCGCACTCATTCAGTGTTCCAACGTGACTTGGGTTATTTTAGGTTAACTtgactaaaaagttaattttatcttgCAAAGATGAATAATAGGGAGGGCGAAAATGAAGAGGATTTTCATGAAGAACAAGAAGTTCAAAGCAAGAAAAGGCAAAGAACGCCGTCTCAATGGAAAAGGAATAAAACTAAAGTTGCTCGACTCAAAGGAGAAGAATATGAAGATTACAGAGGTCGGCTCGTACCAAAACTGGCAGAAGGTCAACTTTGCAGGTAGGGCTAAAATAATTGactacttactttattttttaagtttaatgataatttatattaaccaatATGTTTAGGCTTATTACCAGTAGCTTTCAACTCTATATTACACACAATCTAGTAAgcttaattacaaaacatttacctAGGTTAGAAAAAGCTACTGGTCTGTATTACCCACggcaaagtttaatttttattcatggcAAGTTTTCTAGTATGCTATATACTTTCCGTCCGAGCCTATTAGTCAGGGCCTAAGCATATACAAGAGGGCTAGCTCATACCATTGTTTGAGCATATGAAAAACTGACACAGCCCCTCTGACATTTCCCCCCCTTTCCTTTATGATCTAGTCCTGTGTTAGTGTAGCCTAAATGGACAGCTATATCTTTGCTgacgtaataaaatgttatatctctGTTATTTTTTCAGATGCAAGAGACTCAAGTGTTTTGAGCGGATATCAGAGGATGAAGCTACAGAATTATTCAAGAGAGTTCATGATCTGCCATCAAAAAACGAGCAAGATCTGTACATTCGGTCGTTGATTGAAACAAACAACATCAAACGCCACCGCGCTCGGAAAGATGAACCTAGACAGGTAGACAACATGTTTACTTATTTAGTTATTATGGGAGGTAAAAGGATTGAGGTTTGTTATAAAGCCTTTTTGTCTGTTCACGCCATAACAGACAAACGAGTGAAAAGGATTAGAAAACTACTTCTGGAGGGCAAAACTCCTGAAGATAAACGAGGAAAGACACAAAGTGCAAACACTCTCCTGAAACAAGAGAACTCTTAAGACAGCACATTGAAAGTTTCCCTTCTAAAGTGTCTCGTTACTCGTCTGGAAAAACCAAAATGTACTTAGATGCTAGGCTGTCTGTCGCTTCAATGTACCGcctatttaaagacaaatatccaGACTTGAAGTGCAGCTACAATTTCTTTAACGagttttttaataccaattacaaccTGACATTTGGCAGACCACAAATTGATACTTGCTCAACATGTGAAGAGTTTCAATTGAAACTGAAAAGCCCGCATCTAAGTGAAAATGTAAAAAGAGCAGCTGCCGCGGAGCTTATAGTTCATAAGAGAAAagcaaataagttttataatgctttaaaacatGAAGCTGAGATGAATGATGAGCCTCATGTACTATCTCTCTGCATGGATTTCATGCAAAATGTGCCTATCCCACAAATTCCAATTCAAGACACCTTTTACATGAGGCAACTGACCCTTAATGTGTTTTGTAtacatgatataaaacaaaacacagcAATGATTTTTCTTTATCATGAGGGCACTGCTAGTAAAGGTCCTAATGAAGTCTGTAGCTTTTTACATGACTATTTAAAAGATGTGTCACCCACGTACACTGAGCTTCGTCTGTTTGCAGATAACTGCTcgggacaaaataaaaatcatacacttGCCAGATTTTTACTGGCTCTTACCCAAActtctaattttgaaaaagtcCAGCAGTATTTTCCCGTAAGAGGGCATTCTTTCCTTCCTTGCGATAGGGATTTTGCAACTATAAAAAGGGAACTGAAGAAACACGATAGGCTGTACGATGTGGAAACTGTGAGAAATCTAATTTTACAAAGTAGTAAACCAGGGAAACTTACTGTCAAGGAGATTAATACCTCAGAAATCCTTGAATTCAAGAACTAGTGGCAAACTTACTACAAAAAAACCGTGGTTTCTGAGGAAAGTCGTCCTTGACATATTCCAAAAGATGCAAAGGTTCGCTTTGGAATCAGCTCTTTGACCCACTTTATCTACAACAATGCTCTACCTGGGACTATTATCTGTAGTActacaataaaaagtattgttaaacACACATTCCGACTTGCACACAGCTCTCAAGAACAGGTTCGGCTCCCACAGCAACAACATCTAGCCTACCCTGATGGGAAAGTACCAATTAAAAGGGCAAAAATTGGTGATTTGGTTAAGCTCCTGCCATATATTCCTGATGAATATAGAGGATTTTATGAAGAAATAGTCAACTGGCCATCTACTGAAGAAGAAATTGATATTCATGTTCAGGATGActgattttgttaattttaagtttatgacaAACATTTGAGTGAGAATTTTACAAAGCTTATATTatactacattaaatattttaatcagaaaaCTTTGTCATTTTATTCATCCAGTCTTCAAATTTACACTGTATAAGAAATAACAAGTTTTGACGATAGAAACTTGaatttaaaggttaaaaattaatttttgtgcaaAAAGGGCTTCAGTCCGtgacaaaaaacaattttttttagacTTACCGAAACAGGTATATGTATTTGGTGGCCACAGACCAAGTTCCTAATGTCTATagaaactaacatatttttttcataatttttaaacagtgtaTGTCACGTGgagatagttttttttagttttccaaaaattgtgtttttgtgaCTGAAGCCCTTTCTGCATGGACcaattcaaattgtttttcatcacaaaaaaattacagtatactGATTATTTCCTATATTATATTAAGTGGCCCATAATACCCTACAGATATACGTTTTTCAGTATTTCCACAAAATTCTAAGTTACCAAAAAACTTTTTCATATACATGGAAACATgttaaaaagatgtttacttaatgaataatatatgataattcATATgacaatatacataaataaatgataatatatgtttttgctgcaaatgatataaaatacacgAGTCGGGGAGAAAAACGATGAAGGtgcagtttttttacattttgagttaAACACGGGAAGTTGTAGGTTAAAGGCAATAGAATGTTGTTAACGAGACTTTGGCGCTAAAAACAGTGAGGGTGCAAAGATATTAGCAGTTGAAATATCCATGCAAGCGGGAATAATGATAAACGTGGTCGGCTCAGGCGCTAGTAACGATGAACGTCACCTCACTGCTCCCCACTCCGCATCCTCTATCAGCTGTTTATTGTTCTGCAGACGATCCTGTTGTGACAGGAAACTCCAGTAGCCGGTGCTTGCCATTATAGTGTGTTTAGCTGTATTTTTGCTTGGTTTTCATTGTGGGAGGCAGTTGTTTAATGTGCGTGTGAGTGCCAGTTTAAAACTGAGTGGTGTGCTGAGTTGTTTATAGTTAACCCATAATGGATGAAGAAGGTGCTGTTCCGGACAAAACAAAAGCTAAAAAAAGGCAGAGTCTAGGAAGAGTGAGCGATGctgcaaaataaaaatgaggAACCATACCCATGAAACAGgtgaaaattgtaattgtaagGTATTTTGTTGCTTTAGTAATATAACTGAAGACGAACGTAAGAAGATTATTTTGCCCTTTAATGGTCTAGAAAATCGAGATAGCCAAAACATTCATCTAAGCGGGTAAATTACTTGCAATTTAGTGAAGCAAAGAAGAAACAGGCCAGATGCAAAAAACAGTAAACTTCACTCGTACGCATATCGTTATAAAGTACGTATGACACGTGATAACGAAATGATCGAGGTTCCTGTGTGCCACAAAGGGTGTCTTGCTATGCATGTTATCACTCCAAGGCGCTTACAGACGATACAGCAACAACTGACCGAATTCGGGAAAGTGTTACCAGATAAACAAGGTAAACACTTGAATAGGCCTCACGCCTTGTCGGAGGAAGTTACCAATAAGATTCATGAACACATTCAGTCTCTCAGGGGGAGAAAGGCTTATTATTCTCTCAAAAAGACTGACAAGATCTATTTGCCTGA
This Homalodisca vitripennis isolate AUS2020 unplaced genomic scaffold, UT_GWSS_2.1 ScUCBcl_579;HRSCAF=2902, whole genome shotgun sequence DNA region includes the following protein-coding sequences:
- the LOC124370857 gene encoding uncharacterized protein LOC124370857; its protein translation is METETTPKLGQSVVTRDQSDLEKKQQLSDSECELDQNKQRKMEKDQTDDEINIPTPLFLVLSHKEGGKTFTKVSPFLIHKSLVACGGQPKSIRKLRNGTILVEAANCIQFKKLLKMTSFFDQVAITVQPHASLNSSKGIVFCRDLMDCSEEEIKVELQCEMVTDVVRIVRTENGVKVPTPGLIITFAKPHPPETIKAGYLSLSVRPYFKNPQRCFRCQRFGHSSKVCSNPETCSRCGDEGHQEEGCKNETRCINCKGKHPAYSRECNIFKEEK